DNA from Fusarium musae strain F31 chromosome 7, whole genome shotgun sequence:
ggGGCCATTTAGCAagaactttttttcttctctcttcctcactctcttctttcttttaggTAATTCCTTGAATTTggtcatcatggctgttgAAAAAGTCATATCCGATTCTCCCGTCGTTGGAGAAAAAGACGTCATGGCTGATGAAAACGCCCCTACGAAGGAAAGCTTCACTGCAACGGGTGAAGAATATGAGCAGGATGATTTCATGACGAGAACTGGGTTGAACGCTAAGTCGTTTACGAGGAAGCACTATGGACTTGGGCTTGTGGAATTGGATCGCAAGATGAAGCCGAGACATCTCCAGATGGTTGCTATTGGAGGATCGATCGGTGCTGGGTTCTTTGTTGGATCTGGTTCGGCGTTGAGTAAAGGTGTAAGTGAGCCCTTCACTCAATTGAACATTGACTAATGGTTACAGGGCCCTGCTACGTTGTTTAttgacttcttcctcgttgGAGTCATGGTCTTTAACGTTGTGTACGCCATGGGTGAACTAGCAGTTATGTATCCCATCTCGGGTGGTTTCTACACATATGCAGCACGTTTCATCGACCCATCTTTTGGTTTTGCCATGGCGTGGAATTACACTCTTCAATGGGCTGCTACACTTCCTCTCGAACTTACAGTCTGCGCTATTACGATTCAGTACTGGTCCCCTGACATTTCTCCCGGAGTCTGGATCGCCGTGTTTCTCGCTGCTATCACCATCCTTAACATGTTCGGCACGCTAGGATACGCTGAGGAGGAATTCTGGGCTGCGTGCTTCAAACTCACGTCCATTTCTATCTTTATGATCATCGCGCTGGTGATGGTCTGTGGTGGGGGTCCGTCGAGCGGGAGCTATGATACGTACCAGGGCTTTAAGCTGTGGCATGATCCTGGTGCTTTCAAGAACGGATTTAAAGGATTTTGCTCTGTTTTCGTAACTGCTGCGTTTTCTTTTGCGGGCTCGGAACTCGTGGGTTTGGCAGCTGCCGAATCTCGAAATCCTACTGCTTCAGTTCCTGCGGCTATCAAGCAGGTCTTTTGGAGAATCTGCTTGTTTTACATTGTTGCGCTGTTGTTCGTTGGATTGCTAATCAGCTGCAATGATCCAAATCTTCTCAGCTCGAGCTCTTACTCCAAC
Protein-coding regions in this window:
- the INDA1_1 gene encoding Amino-acid permease inda1 (EggNog:ENOG41) yields the protein MAVEKVISDSPVVGEKDVMADENAPTKESFTATGEEYEQDDFMTRTGLNAKSFTRKHYGLGLVELDRKMKPRHLQMVAIGGSIGAGFFVGSGSALSKGGPATLFIDFFLVGVMVFNVVYAMGELAVMYPISGGFYTYAARFIDPSFGFAMAWNYTLQWAATLPLELTVCAITIQYWSPDISPGVWIAVFLAAITILNMFGTLGYAEEEFWAACFKLTSISIFMIIALVMVCGGGPSSGSYDTYQGFKLWHDPGAFKNGFKGFCSVFVTAAFSFAGSELVGLAAAESRNPTASVPAAIKQVFWRICLFYIVALLFVGLLISCNDPNLLSSSSYSNSAASPFVLVGKYSGLKGLDHYMNGVILSSVLSLGIASVYGGSRTLLALAQQGFAPKIFTWVDRAGRPLPSVGFIIAFGCLAFLNLDAAGPVIFDWLLALSGLAMLVCWGSICLAHIRFRAAWKYNGHTLDEIPFKAIGGVWGSWLGLIFVVVILIAQFYVAIVAPVGESGMGTVEDFFMQYLGLPIVLAFWAGGYLWKRTSWISIEKIDIDTGRREHDWEAINAWRAELATFPWWKRLRYTLF